In Fundidesulfovibrio soli, the following are encoded in one genomic region:
- a CDS encoding NuoI/complex I 23 kDa subunit family protein, translating to MKAYIRDIVNGTWSLLVGMTITIRYFFGPVVTLQYPHQTVPMKPRFRGHIDLVLDERKGTNKCIVCNACMKTCPSGCITLEGEKREGVKQKVLTYYQLDFTKCSLCGLCVEVCPTAALDFSKDYNLVGSQESEFVFDLLKRLEERKQ from the coding sequence ATGAAAGCCTACATCAGAGACATCGTAAACGGCACGTGGAGCCTGCTGGTGGGCATGACCATCACCATCAGGTACTTCTTCGGCCCCGTGGTCACGCTGCAGTACCCGCACCAGACCGTGCCCATGAAGCCGCGCTTCCGGGGCCACATCGACCTGGTGCTCGACGAGCGCAAGGGCACCAACAAGTGCATCGTGTGCAACGCCTGCATGAAGACCTGCCCCTCGGGTTGCATCACCCTGGAAGGCGAGAAGCGCGAGGGCGTGAAGCAGAAGGTGCTCACCTACTACCAGCTGGACTTCACCAAGTGCAGCCTCTGCGGCCTGTGCGTCGAGGTCTGCCCCACGGCGGCCCTCGACTTCTCCAAGGACTACAACCTGGTGGGGTCGCAGGAATCCGAATTCGTCTTCGACCTGCTCAAGCGGCTGGAGGAACGCAAGCAATGA
- a CDS encoding NADH-quinone oxidoreductase subunit J — MTTQTFPAEALTGFLLLPPGLTASQALAGLLFLGFVAITLAGAVVATGARRLVRSVAGLALCFLGVAGLYYYLASPFVALMQILIYIGAVCVTIIFAVMLAETADQERQVERKPVMVFLGLAGSAAITAALAWVALGTKWTGAPAAPEAGSLEKVGQSLLTTYSMSFELISVVLLVAIVGSLVLARAGRDK, encoded by the coding sequence ATGACCACGCAGACCTTCCCCGCGGAGGCCCTGACGGGCTTTCTGCTGCTGCCCCCCGGGCTCACGGCTTCGCAGGCCCTGGCGGGGCTGCTCTTCCTGGGCTTCGTGGCCATCACCCTGGCCGGAGCCGTGGTGGCCACCGGGGCGCGCAGGCTGGTGCGCAGCGTCGCCGGGCTGGCCCTGTGCTTCCTGGGCGTGGCCGGCCTCTACTACTACCTCGCAAGCCCCTTCGTGGCCCTGATGCAGATACTTATCTACATCGGCGCGGTGTGCGTCACCATCATCTTCGCGGTGATGCTGGCCGAGACCGCCGACCAGGAGCGCCAGGTGGAGCGCAAGCCCGTGATGGTCTTCCTGGGCCTTGCCGGCAGCGCCGCGATCACGGCCGCCCTGGCCTGGGTGGCGCTGGGCACGAAATGGACCGGGGCGCCCGCCGCCCCCGAGGCCGGGTCGCTCGAAAAGGTGGGCCAGTCCCTGCTGACCACCTACAGCATGAGCTTCGAGCTCATCTCCGTGGTGCTGCTGGTGGCCATCGTGGGCTCGCTGGTGCTGGCGCGGGCCGGGAGGGACAAGTAG
- the nuoK gene encoding NADH-quinone oxidoreductase subunit NuoK, with the protein MIQILNLGGSLETYLVLGALLFGFGLFGMALRKTFIGMLIASELILSGASVNFMAFNHFLAPDPTVGQIITLFIMAIAAAEAAIALSIIIAIYRNYRSIDADTPAELKG; encoded by the coding sequence ATGATCCAGATCCTGAACCTGGGCGGCAGCCTGGAGACCTACCTGGTCCTGGGGGCCCTGCTCTTCGGCTTCGGCCTCTTCGGCATGGCCCTGCGCAAGACCTTCATCGGCATGCTCATCGCCTCTGAGCTGATCCTCTCCGGGGCCTCGGTGAACTTCATGGCCTTCAACCACTTCCTCGCGCCGGACCCCACGGTGGGGCAGATCATCACCCTGTTCATCATGGCCATCGCCGCGGCCGAGGCCGCCATCGCGCTGAGCATCATCATCGCCATCTACCGCAACTACCGCTCCATCGACGCCGACACCCCGGCGGAGCTGAAGGGTTAG
- a CDS encoding monovalent cation/H+ antiporter subunit D family protein, giving the protein MDSVESIKPLAASLAALVGAMLVMLSGRNPNIRESWSSVASLVMFAIIMSIVPDVAPAPLGKGQTLHYTLFSILPGLSVTFRADAFSMVFAMVASFLWIIAVFYSAGYMRGLHEHAQTRFNTCFALSLFGAVGVAFSDNLFTLYLYYEIVSVCTYPLVAHHQDEEGYEGAKKYIVYLTTTAKGLILPAMIVIYVLTGTLDFANNIHTGIFPQGVSDTLVTILYWCCILGFAKNGIMPFHNWLPGAMVAPTPVSALLHAVAVVKVGVFCTTRVMLYVFGTDLMGALNLGVPTAYFVSFTILAASIIALTKDNLKARLAYSTVSQLSYIVLGVALLTVDGIQGGIVHIANHAFSKITLFFCAGAIYVATHKKYISEMGGLGRTMPFTFGAFAIASLSMIGAPPVAGFVTKWKLLVGAMEMPAHSMGILLVLLASTLLNVAYFAPVTYKAFFGKRPQGEVSAGIKEAPLSMVIPILIAAAISVYIGIFPDTIMLFVKAVTG; this is encoded by the coding sequence ATGGACAGCGTCGAATCCATCAAGCCTTTGGCAGCCAGCCTGGCGGCCCTCGTGGGGGCCATGCTGGTGATGCTCTCGGGCCGCAACCCCAACATCAGGGAGTCGTGGTCCAGCGTGGCCTCCCTGGTGATGTTCGCCATCATCATGTCCATCGTGCCGGACGTGGCCCCCGCGCCCCTGGGCAAGGGCCAGACCCTGCACTACACCCTGTTCAGCATCCTGCCGGGGCTCTCGGTGACCTTCCGGGCGGACGCCTTCTCCATGGTCTTCGCCATGGTGGCCTCCTTCCTGTGGATCATCGCGGTGTTCTACTCGGCGGGCTACATGAGGGGCCTGCACGAGCACGCCCAGACCCGCTTCAACACCTGCTTCGCCCTCTCGCTGTTCGGGGCCGTGGGCGTGGCCTTCTCGGACAACCTGTTCACCCTCTACCTCTACTACGAGATCGTGAGCGTCTGCACCTACCCCCTGGTCGCACACCACCAGGACGAGGAGGGCTACGAAGGGGCCAAGAAGTACATCGTCTACCTGACCACCACGGCCAAGGGCCTGATCCTGCCGGCCATGATCGTCATCTACGTGCTCACCGGCACCCTGGACTTCGCCAACAACATCCACACCGGCATCTTCCCCCAGGGCGTAAGCGACACCCTGGTGACCATCCTCTACTGGTGCTGCATCCTCGGCTTCGCCAAGAACGGCATCATGCCGTTCCACAACTGGCTGCCCGGGGCCATGGTCGCGCCCACGCCGGTCTCCGCGCTGCTGCACGCGGTGGCGGTGGTCAAGGTTGGCGTGTTCTGCACCACGCGCGTCATGCTCTACGTCTTCGGCACGGACCTCATGGGCGCGCTGAACCTGGGCGTGCCCACGGCGTACTTCGTCTCCTTCACCATCCTGGCGGCCTCGATCATCGCCCTCACCAAGGACAACCTGAAGGCGCGCCTCGCCTACTCCACGGTGAGCCAGCTCTCCTACATCGTGCTGGGCGTGGCACTGCTCACGGTTGACGGCATCCAGGGCGGCATCGTGCACATCGCCAACCACGCCTTCTCCAAGATCACGCTCTTCTTCTGCGCGGGCGCCATCTACGTGGCCACGCACAAGAAATACATCTCCGAGATGGGGGGGCTCGGGCGCACCATGCCCTTCACCTTCGGGGCCTTCGCCATCGCCTCGCTCTCCATGATCGGCGCGCCGCCCGTTGCGGGCTTCGTGACCAAATGGAAGCTGCTGGTGGGGGCCATGGAGATGCCCGCGCACTCCATGGGCATCCTGCTGGTGCTGCTGGCCAGTACGCTCCTGAACGTGGCCTACTTCGCCCCGGTGACCTACAAGGCCTTCTTCGGCAAGCGGCCCCAGGGCGAGGTTTCAGCAGGCATCAAGGAGGCCCCGCTCTCCATGGTCATCCCGATCCTGATCGCGGCGGCCATCTCCGTGTACATAGGCATCTTCCCCGACACCATCATGCTCTTCGTCAAGGCGGTGACCGGATGA
- a CDS encoding Na(+)/H(+) antiporter subunit D, which yields MTDLWIHPSLILIAGALLLQITPKAMRKAVLIAVPVLAFLDVLSMQGHFGVYGQARFLDWTLTFGRVDGLSMVFAYIMTLMCIIGTIYGLHVENTWEHMAAWIYVAGSLGVIFCGDYLVLFLFWEVMAFSSVFLVWFRGRKESLATGYRYLLVHTAGGLMLLAGLVLRYQATGGDISFGPIGVGDPQLYTWLIMAGFILNAAVPPLHAWLPDAYGEATVSGAVFMCAFTTKTAVYALARGFAGMEILVPLGVCMALYGVVYAVLENDARRLLAYHIISQVGYMVAGVGLGSQMAINGACAHAFAHILYKGLLFMGCGSVLQMTGKSKFSELGGLYKKMPRAFIFTLIGGLSISAFPLFSGFVSKSMIVAAGFEQHNLWAAFLLMLASAGTFLHTGLKVPYYIWFGKNNCSQETWEKAKDPPLNMQAAMLIASFLCIFIGCYTPYLYEMLPYPDVAAKYHPYDTYHLSETLQILLFTALGFFLLLKKLTPEAVISLDMDWFYRMGGRAFFWLARKPVQSADDTVSEAYNTIGLIPLMKTSRFWSWFDWNILDGVIDGTARGVRETGGVLRGAQAGRLQYNIILMLAVVAVVLVVLATA from the coding sequence ATGACTGATCTCTGGATCCACCCCTCGCTGATTCTCATCGCGGGCGCGCTGCTCTTGCAGATCACCCCCAAGGCGATGCGCAAGGCCGTGCTGATCGCGGTGCCGGTGCTGGCCTTCCTGGACGTGCTCTCCATGCAGGGGCACTTCGGGGTCTACGGGCAGGCCCGCTTCCTGGACTGGACGCTCACCTTCGGGCGGGTTGACGGCCTGAGCATGGTCTTCGCCTACATCATGACGCTCATGTGCATCATCGGCACCATCTACGGGCTGCACGTGGAGAACACCTGGGAGCACATGGCCGCGTGGATCTACGTGGCCGGGTCGCTCGGCGTGATCTTCTGCGGGGACTACCTGGTGCTGTTCCTGTTCTGGGAGGTGATGGCCTTCTCCTCGGTGTTCCTGGTCTGGTTCCGGGGGCGCAAGGAGTCACTGGCCACGGGCTACCGCTACCTCCTGGTGCACACGGCGGGCGGGCTCATGCTGCTGGCCGGGCTGGTGCTGCGCTACCAGGCAACCGGGGGCGACATCTCCTTCGGGCCCATCGGCGTGGGCGACCCGCAGCTCTACACCTGGCTGATCATGGCGGGCTTCATCCTGAACGCCGCCGTGCCCCCGCTGCACGCCTGGCTGCCCGACGCCTACGGCGAGGCCACGGTCTCGGGCGCGGTGTTCATGTGCGCCTTCACCACCAAGACGGCGGTCTACGCCCTGGCGCGCGGCTTCGCTGGCATGGAGATCCTGGTGCCCCTGGGCGTGTGCATGGCCCTCTACGGCGTCGTGTACGCGGTGCTCGAGAACGACGCCCGGCGGCTGCTGGCCTACCACATCATCAGCCAGGTGGGGTACATGGTGGCGGGCGTGGGCCTGGGCTCGCAGATGGCCATCAACGGCGCCTGCGCGCACGCCTTCGCGCACATCCTCTACAAGGGCCTCCTGTTCATGGGCTGCGGCTCGGTGCTGCAGATGACGGGCAAGAGCAAATTCTCCGAACTGGGCGGGCTCTACAAGAAGATGCCCCGCGCCTTCATCTTCACGCTCATAGGGGGCCTCTCGATCTCGGCCTTCCCTCTGTTCAGCGGCTTCGTGAGCAAGTCCATGATCGTGGCCGCGGGCTTCGAGCAGCACAACCTCTGGGCCGCCTTCCTGCTGATGCTGGCATCTGCGGGCACCTTCCTGCACACGGGCCTCAAGGTCCCCTATTACATCTGGTTCGGGAAGAACAACTGCAGCCAGGAGACCTGGGAAAAGGCCAAGGACCCGCCGTTGAACATGCAGGCGGCCATGCTCATCGCCTCCTTCCTGTGCATCTTCATCGGCTGCTACACGCCCTATCTGTACGAGATGCTGCCCTACCCGGACGTGGCCGCGAAGTACCACCCCTACGACACCTACCACCTGTCCGAGACGCTGCAGATCCTGCTGTTCACGGCCCTGGGCTTCTTCCTGCTGCTCAAGAAGCTCACGCCCGAGGCGGTCATCAGCCTGGACATGGACTGGTTCTACCGCATGGGCGGACGCGCCTTCTTCTGGCTGGCGCGCAAGCCCGTCCAATCCGCAGACGACACAGTGAGCGAGGCCTACAACACCATCGGGCTCATCCCGCTGATGAAGACCTCGCGCTTCTGGTCCTGGTTCGACTGGAACATCCTCGACGGCGTGATCGACGGCACCGCGAGGGGCGTGCGCGAAACGGGCGGCGTGCTGCGCGGGGCGCAGGCCGGACGCCTGCAGTACAACATCATCCTGATGCTGGCGGTGGTCGCCGTGGTGCTCGTCGTCCTGGCCACGGCCTGA
- a CDS encoding NADH-quinone oxidoreductase subunit M, with amino-acid sequence MDFLTMNTFGFPILSILIFLPLAGAVVALVLPGENTVKVWTLLVTLAVAALSLPVWGRFDTTSHLYQFGEHAAWIPTLNINYTLGVDGISILLVMMTTLIMPLCVLGSWRYITTRVREFMICLLIMETSMLGVFMALDLVLFYVLWEAMLIPMYLLIAVWGGPRKTYASIKFFLYTLAGSVLLLVAIVALYISQGTFSIPALMGQNYSATFQLYVFLAFFIAFAIKVPMFPFHTWLPAAHVEAPTAGSVILASVLLKMGTYGFLRFCLPITPAATVGLMPFLQWLSVAGILYGGFTALAQQDMKKLIAYSSVGHMGFVTLGIFALNQRGIEGAVLQMINHGVTTGALFFCVGMVYERSHSRELAAAAGLGRFMPIYVTFLTFFSLSSLAFPGTNSFVGEFMILAGAFFNNKIVAACAIPGAVLAAAYMFRMLQRVIWGGTANPDQSKMPDLNWREAVTLAPLLVFVFWIGLAPEPFLKAIRPSITNLIAQTAYTAQNSLALTEMMPR; translated from the coding sequence ATGGACTTTCTGACCATGAATACATTCGGGTTCCCGATCCTCTCCATACTGATCTTCCTGCCGTTGGCGGGGGCGGTGGTGGCCCTGGTGCTGCCGGGCGAGAACACGGTGAAGGTGTGGACCCTGCTCGTCACCCTGGCCGTGGCGGCCCTCTCCCTGCCGGTGTGGGGGCGCTTCGACACCACGTCGCACCTCTACCAGTTCGGGGAGCACGCCGCCTGGATACCCACGCTGAACATCAACTACACCCTGGGCGTGGACGGCATCTCGATCCTGCTGGTGATGATGACCACCCTGATCATGCCGCTGTGCGTGCTGGGCTCCTGGCGCTACATCACCACGCGGGTGCGCGAGTTCATGATCTGCCTGCTCATCATGGAGACCTCCATGCTGGGCGTGTTCATGGCGCTGGACCTGGTGCTCTTCTACGTGCTCTGGGAGGCCATGCTCATCCCCATGTACCTGCTCATCGCGGTCTGGGGCGGCCCCCGCAAGACCTACGCCTCCATCAAGTTCTTCCTGTACACGCTGGCCGGGTCGGTGCTGCTGCTGGTCGCCATCGTGGCGCTCTACATCAGCCAGGGCACCTTCAGCATCCCGGCGCTCATGGGCCAGAACTACTCGGCAACCTTCCAACTCTACGTGTTCCTGGCCTTCTTCATCGCCTTCGCCATCAAGGTGCCCATGTTCCCCTTTCACACCTGGTTGCCCGCGGCCCACGTGGAGGCTCCGACGGCGGGCTCGGTCATCCTGGCCTCGGTGCTCCTGAAGATGGGCACCTACGGCTTCCTGCGCTTCTGCCTGCCCATCACACCGGCGGCCACGGTGGGGCTGATGCCCTTCCTGCAATGGCTCTCGGTGGCGGGCATCCTCTACGGCGGGTTCACGGCCCTGGCCCAGCAGGACATGAAGAAGCTCATCGCCTACTCCTCGGTGGGCCACATGGGCTTTGTGACCCTGGGCATCTTCGCGCTCAACCAGCGCGGCATCGAGGGCGCGGTGCTGCAGATGATCAACCACGGCGTCACCACCGGCGCGCTGTTCTTCTGCGTGGGCATGGTCTACGAGCGCAGCCACAGCCGCGAGCTGGCGGCCGCCGCGGGGCTGGGCCGCTTCATGCCCATCTACGTCACCTTCCTGACCTTCTTCTCGCTCTCGTCCCTGGCCTTCCCGGGCACCAACAGCTTCGTGGGCGAGTTCATGATCCTGGCGGGGGCCTTCTTCAACAACAAGATCGTGGCCGCCTGCGCCATCCCCGGCGCGGTGCTGGCCGCGGCCTACATGTTCAGGATGCTCCAGCGCGTGATCTGGGGCGGCACGGCCAACCCGGACCAGTCCAAGATGCCGGACCTCAACTGGCGCGAGGCCGTGACCCTGGCCCCGCTGCTCGTCTTCGTGTTCTGGATCGGCCTGGCCCCCGAGCCCTTCCTCAAGGCCATACGCCCGAGCATAACCAACCTCATCGCGCAGACCGCCTACACGGCCCAGAACTCGCTGGCGCTCACCGAGATGATGCCGCGCTGA